In Seriola aureovittata isolate HTS-2021-v1 ecotype China chromosome 17, ASM2101889v1, whole genome shotgun sequence, a genomic segment contains:
- the LOC130185674 gene encoding inward rectifier potassium channel 16-like — protein sequence MSTERGQQVVIDTTCTTIHTLGRQNGSEGRRLRYMQKDGRFPVVFQKAPGDWSPYLMDIFTTLVEIRWRVMLLIFSLSYILSWLFFGLCYWLIAYVHGDTEDVDNEPCVDNVRGFTGAFMFSMETQATIGYGFRGMTENCIVAIIVVTVQDVFSCLLDTIVIGIVVAKMASARKRAQTVGFSNCAIVNLRDGVLCLSWRLGDFRGNHILEGVARAQLVSYVKKPLGSIVMSYQDLDIQNRDLVLATPVTIVHKLEPGSPLYSLGPDDLLDDEFELVVSFTYTGDSTGMLHQTRTSYTPADIRWGQRFQDMLKLGKKHYKVDYALFNETTWVPVPQLSAEEYDRERCPVEDGQSHSLLSPSVKRNGHTFQANLDFTGEVMHQTSL from the coding sequence ATGAGCACAGAAAGGGGACAACAGGTCGTCATTGATACCACCTGCACCACAATCCACACACTGGGGAGGCAAAACGGGAGTGAGGGCAGGCGGCTCCGCTACATGCAGAAAGATGGGAGGTTTCCTGTGGTTTTCCAGAAGGCCCCTGGAGACTGGAGCCCGTACCTGATGGACATCTTCACCACTCTTGTAGAGATCCGCTGGAGGGTGATGCTCCTCATATTTTCCCTCTCTTATATTCTCTCTTGGCTATTTTTTGGTCTCTGTTATTGGCTCATTGCATATGTGCATGGAGACACTGAAGATGTCGACAACGAACCTTGTGTGGACAACGTGCGCGGCTTTACTGGAGCGTTTATGTTCTCAATGGAGACCCAGGCAACTATTGGCTATGGCTTCAGGGGGATGACTGAGAACTGTATTGTGGCCATTATTGTGGTCACAGTTCAAGATGTGTTTAGTTGCCTCCTAGACACCATTGTCATTGGTATTGTTGTGGCTAAGATGGCATCTGCTCGTAAGAGAGCTCAGACGGTGGGTTTTAGCAATTGTGCAATAGTCAACCTGCGAGATGGGGTTCTGTGTCTGTCATGGCGCCTCGGGGACTTCAGAGGTAATCACATCCTGGAGGGGGTCGCCAGGGCCCAGTTAGTCAGCTATGTAAAAAAACCACTGGGGTCTATTGTGATGTCCTATCAGGACCTGGACATCCAGAACCGGGACCTTGTCCTCGCCACACCAGTCACCATTGTTCACAAGCTGGAGCCTGGCAGTCCTCTCTACAGCCTGGGCCCTGATGACCTGCTGGACGACGAATTTGAACTGGTGGTATCTTTCACCTACACTGGAGACTCCACAGGTATGCTCCACCAGACCCGTACCTCCTACACACCGGCGGACATCCGCTGGGGTCAGCGTTTCCAGGACATGTTGAAACTTGGCAAGAAGCACTACAAGGTGGACTACGCTCTGTTCAATGAGACCACATGGGTGCCGGTGCCCCAGCTCAGTGCTGAGGAatatgacagagagagatgtcCTGTAGAGGATGGTCAGTCCCACAGCCTGCTCTCACCATCAGTCAAGAGAAACGGACACACTTTCCAGGCGAATCTTGACTTCACTGGAGAGGTGATGCACCAAACCTCTTTGTAA
- the LOC130184727 gene encoding 5-hydroxytryptamine receptor 3A-like, whose translation MAGFLLGLLTAGRGCAEPSCTNRRCLAEMLINKNFSSQPQYENCTQIIHVPFIEYQTLSVDTKKLRLNSRLQATMVWRDDELRWNTSVYQYDEAALPVDKVWTPEIRVTNGIRTTMQHSSRDLLVYSNGTLKHTVIINAEVNCEVNLFNYPFAADECPVAIQTWAAGECGTKLVLGELRMVDGTHGDWETDQVDLQQQRDDRNYIMVSLSIRYVNPFITLLLPSILIVLADVISCTLPLGGGERNSFKVTLVLSFTMFLIILNEQLPGDSKCSPIIRIHFCACLVLLVFSMLLSLVLTRVAKDGLISCCWSKGPVPKNTGNKEEKEDEETKPDISVIQLNGSEEDKQMLRKVVNFLEAFEAKDKESERYQKIANTLDKIFFWFYLVFGTLYFCAMTYVMVKYRCEVNHFDFWY comes from the exons ATGGCCGGCTTCTTACTGGGTTTACTAACAGCTG GACGTGGATGTGCTGAACCCAGCTGCACAAATCGCAGATGTCTGGCTGAAatgttgataaataaaaatttctCATCTCAACCACAGTATGAAAACTGCACCCAAATAATACACGTGCCTTTCATTGAGTACCAAACTTTGTCAGTT gacACAAAGAAGCTCCGCCTAAATAGTCGCCTGCAAGCAACAATG GTATGGAGAGATGATGAGCTGAGATGGAACACATCTGTCTACCAGTATGATGAAGCGGCCCTGCCGGTAGATAAAGTCTGGACCCCAGAGATCCGTGTAACAAATGG GATACGAACAACCATGCAGCACAGCTCCCGTGATCTGCTGGTGTACAGTAACGGCACCCTGAAGCACACCGTGATCATAAACGCTGAGGTGAACTGTGAAGTCAATCTGTTCAACTATCCCTTCGCTGCTGATGAATGTCCTGTCGCAATCCAAACCTGGGCCGCTGGCG AATGTGGTACAAAGCTGGTACTGGGTGAATTGAGGATGGTTGATGGTACCCACGGAGACTGGGAAACTGATCAGGTGGACTTACAGCAACAAAGAGATGACCGCAATTACATCATG GTGTCACTGAGCATCAGATATGTCAACCCCTTCATTACATTATTGCTGCCCAGTATTCTGATCGTCTTGGCTGATGTTATCAGCTGCACCCTGCCGCTGGGAGGCGGTGAGCGCAACTCTTTCAAGGTCACCCTGGTGCTCAGCTTCACCATGTTCCTCATCATCCTCAATGAACAGCTCCCTGGGGACAGCAAGTGCAGCCCCATCATCC GGATCCACTTCTGTGCTTGTCTGGTGCTTTTGGTGTTCAGCATGCTGCTGTCTTTGGTGCTGACACGAGTGGCAAAAGATGGcctcatttcctgctgctggtcCAAAGGGCCAGTGccaaaaaacacaggaaacaaggaggagaaagaggatgagG AAACCAAACCTGACATCAGTGTCATTCAGCTGAATGGTTCAGAGGAGGACAAACAAATGCTCAGAAAGGTGGTAAACTTCCTGGAAGCTTTTGAAGCCAAGGACAAGGAATCTGAGAGATATCAGAAGATTGCCAACACACTGGACAAGATATTTTTCTGGTTCTATCTGGTTTTTGGCACTCTGTACTTTTGTGCCATGACTTATGTGATGGTAAAGTACAGATGTGAAGTTAACCATTTTGATTTCTGGTACTAA
- the zgc:112148 gene encoding Golgi apparatus membrane protein TVP23 homolog B, which produces MLRQDSHDAPLFGEDDDHSRLRKSKIRQPLASFFHLFFRTSAILVYLLCDIISSRFIACMVTIILLLSCDFWTVKNVSGRLLVGLRWWNQVDEDGKSHWVFESRKTHSPNRTSSAESRIFWLGLIVCPIFWIIFVFSTIFSFRIKWLAVVILGLVLQWANLYGYVRCKVGGRSNLTSMAKNYLGVQIFKQAMKKTEGP; this is translated from the exons atgctgAGACAG GATTCTCACGACGCTCCTCTTTTTGGTGAGGATGATGACCACAGCAGGCTAAGAAAGTCTAAAATTAG GCAGCCCCTGGCttcctttttccatctcttcttTCGAACAAGTGCTATCTTGGTCTACTTGTTATGCGACATTATCAGCAGCCGTTTCATTGCCTGTATGGTCACCATCATCCTCCTGCTGTCATGTGACTTCTGGACCGTCAAG aaCGTCTCCGGCAGATTGTTGGTAGGCCTTCGGTGGTGGAATCAAGTGGATGAAGATGGAAAGAGCCACTGGGTGTTTGAGTCAAGGAAG acacacagtccGAACCGAACATCCAGCGCTGAGTCACGGATCTTCTGGCTTGGACTTATCGTGTGCCCTATCTTCTGGATCATCTTCGTGTTCAGCACCATCTTCTCCTTCAGGATAAAATGGCTG GCTGTTGTAATATTGGGCTTGGTTTTACAATGGGCCAACTTGTATGGTTATGTGAGATGCAAGGTGGGTGGAAGGTCCAACTTGACAAGCATGGCAAAGAACTACCTTGGTGTCCAGATTTTTAAACAG GCAATGAAGAAAACGGAGGGACCTTGA
- the LOC130185773 gene encoding proton channel OTOP2-like — translation MCLNTGHPCNCLTDGNPCEPCRMTAKDRETEEVHLSNNINTPSRAENTSEPDLDISSGGVVRERERNWGWMLSGIICVNILILGCALASGSAHNDVNIKIYHVQIYLIILLLLTSIWMIYYIIYTTRKENAVVYQDAHAGPVWLKGGLVLFGLLSIIMDIFKIASYVGYLHCDSAVKVAFPVVQLVFLLVQTYFFCIHAKDCVQLQKNITRCGLMLTLSTNLVVWMTAVTEESVHQTTVPDYPSNDTKLSGRNLYISRAGYGDDKCKCSHTSCSIFKEAYYYLYPFNIEYSLFASAMAYVMWKNVSRVADEHSHHKIKFHLKDVFLGPVMGVLLVVAGLATFIAYEVEMKKKDDDDDYKKDKAVMMHFVMNIVIVTTMSVSTLIGCAVYKVDRREHVSEKNPTRSLDVGLLVGASLGQFIISYFTIVAMIGTGAKGHLNRLNLAWAILMVIQLGMQNFFIIEGLHREPFHEVHPITVVANPYVLQPEKDLSSLEGSNMDTKPSPVLTEHTLHGHSAEHRPRLSWKRRVLKEVCAFLLMGNIILWIMPAFGARPQFDHDTETNFYNFNMWAAVVNVGLPFGIFYRMHSVASLFEVYLTS, via the exons ATGTGTTTGAACACTGGCCATCCCTGCAACTGCCTGACCGATGGCAATCCCTGTGAACCATGCAGGATGACAGCCAAAGACAGGGAGACGGAGGAAGTCCACCTCtccaacaacatcaacacaccgAGTCGAGCGGAGAACACATCCGAACCCGACCTGGACATCTCCTCCGGTGGAGTcgtgagggagagggagcgaaACTGGGGATGGATGCTTTCTGGAATCATCTGTGTAAACATTCTGATCCTGGGCTGCGCCTTGGCCAGTGGCAGCGCTCACAACGATGTAAACATCAAAATCTATCACGTGCAGATTTATCTTattatcctcctcctcctcacctccatcTGGATGATTTATTACATCATCTACACGACCAGGAAAGAAAATGCTGTTGTTTATCAGGATGCCCATGCTGGACCGGTATGGCTCAAGG GAGGACTTGTGCTATTTGGACTGCTCAGTATTATCATGGACATTTTCAAGATAGCCAGCTATGTGGGCTACCTCCACTGTGATTCTGCTGTGAAGGTTGCGTTCCCTGTGGTGCAACTTGTTTTCTTACTTGTGCAg ACATACTTCTTTTGCATCCACGCCAAGGACTGTGTGCAGCTACAAAAGAACATTACACG CTGTGGTCTGATGCTCACCCTCTCCACAAATCTGGTTGTGTGGATGACAGCGGTCACTGAGGAGTCCGTTCACCAAACAACTGTTCCCGACTATCCAAGCAACGACACTAAACTCTCCGGACGAAACCTGTACATCAGTAGAG CAGGTTATGGAGACGATAAGTGCAAGTGCAGCCACACTTCATGTAGCATCTTCAAGGAAGCCTACTACTACCTGTACCCCTTCAATATTGAGTATAGTCTCTTTGCTTCTGCCATGGCCTATGTCATGTGGAAAAATGTAAGTCGAGTAGCAGATGAACACTCCCACCACAAAATCAAATTCCACCTGAAGGATGTATTTCTGGGTCCAGTCATGGGAGTTCTCTTAGTGGTGGCAGGTCTGGCAACCTTCATCGCATATGaggtggaaatgaaaaaaaaagatgatgatgacgattACAAGAAAGACAAAGCAGTGATGATGCACTTTGTCATGAATATAGTCATAGTTACCACGATGTCAGTTTCCACCCTGATTGGCTGCGCTGTCTACAAGGTGGACCGCAGGGAACATGTATCAGAGAAAAACCCCACACGCAGTCTAGATGTGGGGCTGCTGGTGGGAGCCTCACTGGGACAATTTATCATCAGCTATTTCACCATAGTAGCAATGATTGGAACTGGAGCAAAAGGCCATTTAAACAGACTAAACCTGGCCTGGGCTATCCTGATGGTGATCCAGCTCGGCATGCAGAACTTTTTCATAATCGAAGGTCTCCATCGGGAGCCCTTCCATGAGGTGCACCCAATCACCGTGGTTGCAAATCCATACGTGCTGCAGCCAGAAAAAGATCTGAGCAGCCTTGAAGGATCAAACATGGACACAAAGCCAAGCCCAGTACTCACAGAGCACACCCTGCATGGCCACTCGGCTGAGCACAGACCCAGACTGTCATGGAAGAGACGAGTGTTGAAGGAGGTCTGTGCGTTCCTACTGATGGGCAACATCATA CTGTGGATCATGCCAGCATTCGGCGCTCGTCCCCAGTTTGACCATGACACCGAAACTAATTTTTACAACTTCAACATGTGGGCTGCTGTTGTCAATGTTGGACTTCCATTTGGCATCTTTTACCGCATGCATTCAGTCGCCAGTCTGTTTGAGGTTTATCTGACCTCATAG